Proteins encoded together in one Neisseria lactamica window:
- a CDS encoding DegT/DnrJ/EryC1/StrS family aminotransferase codes for MLNTSLSPWPCFTQEEADAVSKVLLSNKVNYWTGNECREFEKEFAAFAGTQYAVALANGTLALDAALKAIGIGAGDDVIVTSRTFLASASCIVNAGANPVFADVDLNSQNISAETVKAVLTPNTKAVIVVHLAGMPAEMDGIMALAKEHNLWVIEDCAQAHGAKYKGKSVGSIGHVGAWSFCQDKIMTTGGEGGMVTTNDKTLWEKMWSYKDHGKSYDAVYCRQHAPGFRWLHESFGTNWRMMEMQAVIGRIQLKRLPEWTARRRENAAKLAESLGKFKSIRLVEVADYIGHAQYKFYAFVKPEHLKDGWTRDRIVSELNARKVPCYQGSCSEVYLEKAFDNTPWRPKERLKNAVELGDTGLMFLVHPTLTDGEIAFCKKHIEAVLTEAAR; via the coding sequence ATGTTGAACACTTCCCTTTCCCCGTGGCCCTGCTTCACCCAAGAAGAAGCCGATGCCGTTTCCAAAGTCCTGCTGTCCAACAAAGTCAATTACTGGACGGGAAACGAATGCCGCGAATTTGAAAAAGAATTTGCCGCCTTCGCCGGTACGCAATACGCCGTCGCCCTTGCCAACGGCACGCTGGCACTCGATGCCGCGCTCAAAGCAATCGGCATAGGCGCGGGCGACGATGTCATCGTTACCTCGCGCACTTTCTTGGCTTCCGCGTCCTGCATTGTGAACGCGGGCGCAAATCCGGTGTTTGCCGATGTGGATTTGAACAGCCAAAACATCAGCGCGGAAACCGTCAAGGCTGTGCTGACCCCGAATACCAAAGCCGTCATCGTCGTCCACCTTGCCGGTATGCCCGCCGAAATGGACGGCATTATGGCTTTGGCAAAAGAACATAATCTTTGGGTGATCGAAGATTGCGCCCAAGCGCACGGCGCGAAATACAAAGGCAAATCCGTCGGCAGCATCGGACACGTCGGCGCGTGGTCGTTCTGCCAAGACAAAATCATGACCACCGGCGGCGAGGGCGGTATGGTTACGACCAACGACAAAACCCTGTGGGAAAAAATGTGGTCGTACAAAGACCACGGCAAAAGCTACGATGCCGTGTACTGCCGCCAACACGCACCCGGTTTCCGCTGGCTGCACGAAAGTTTCGGCACCAACTGGCGTATGATGGAAATGCAGGCGGTCATCGGCCGCATCCAGCTCAAACGCCTGCCCGAATGGACGGCGCGCCGCCGAGAAAACGCCGCCAAGCTGGCGGAAAGCCTGGGCAAATTCAAAAGTATCCGCTTGGTTGAAGTCGCCGACTACATCGGACACGCGCAATATAAGTTCTACGCCTTCGTCAAACCCGAACACCTGAAAGACGGCTGGACGCGCGACCGCATCGTCAGCGAACTGAACGCGCGCAAAGTCCCCTGCTATCAGGGAAGCTGCTCCGAAGTGTATTTGGAAAAAGCCTTCGACAACACGCCGTGGCGGCCGAAAGAGCGTTTGAAAAACGCCGTCGAGCTGGGCGATACCGGCCTGATGTTCTTGGTGCATCCGACGCTGACCGACGGCGAAATCGCGTTTTGCAAAAAACACATCGAAGCCGTCTTGACCGAAGCCGCACGATAA
- a CDS encoding lipopolysaccharide biosynthesis protein — protein MDTKEILGYAAGSIGSAVLAVIILPLLSWYFPADDIGRIVLMQTAAGLTVSVLCLGLDQAYVREYYAAADKDILFKTLFLPPLLSAAAIAALLLSRPSLPSEILFSLDDAAAGIGLVLFELSFLPIRFLLLVLRMEGRALAFSSAQLVPKLALLLLLPLTVGLLHFPANTAVLTAVYALANLAAAAFLLFQNRCRLKAVRRAPFSRPVLHRGLRYGIPIALSSIAYWGLASADRLFLKKYAGLEQLGVYSMGISFGGAALLFQSIFSTVWTPYIFRAIEENAPPARLSATAESAAALLASALCLTGIFSPLASLLLPENYAAVRFIVVSCMLPPLFCTLAEISGIGLNVVRKTRPIALATLGALAANLLLLGLAVPSGGARGAAVACAASFWLFFVFKTESSCRLWQPLKRLPLYTHTLLCLTSSAAYTCFGTPANYPLFAGVWAVYLAGCILRHRKDLHKLFHYLKKQGFPL, from the coding sequence ATGGACACAAAAGAAATCCTCGGCTACGCGGCAGGCTCGATCGGCAGCGCGGTTTTAGCCGTCATCATCCTGCCGCTGCTGTCGTGGTATTTCCCCGCCGACGACATCGGGCGCATCGTGCTGATGCAGACGGCGGCGGGACTGACTGTGTCGGTATTGTGCCTCGGGCTGGATCAGGCATACGTCCGCGAATACTATGCCGCCGCCGACAAAGACATTTTGTTCAAAACCCTGTTCCTGCCGCCGCTGCTGTCTGCCGCCGCGATAGCCGCCCTGCTGCTTTCCCGCCCGTCCCTGCCGTCTGAAATCCTGTTTTCGCTCGACGATGCCGCCGCCGGCATCGGGCTGGTGCTGTTTGAACTGAGCTTCCTGCCCATCCGCTTTCTCTTACTGGTTTTGCGTATGGAAGGGCGCGCCCTTGCCTTTTCGTCAGCGCAACTCGTGCCCAAGCTCGCCCTGCTGCTGCTATTGCCGCTGACGGTCGGGCTGCTGCACTTTCCGGCGAACACCGCCGTCCTGACCGCCGTTTACGCGCTGGCAAACCTTGCCGCCGCCGCCTTTTTGCTGTTTCAAAACCGATGCCGTCTGAAGGCCGTCCGGCGCGCGCCGTTTTCGCGCCCCGTCCTGCACCGGGGGCTGCGCTACGGCATACCGATCGCACTGAGCAGCATCGCCTATTGGGGGCTGGCATCCGCCGACCGTTTGTTCCTGAAAAAATATGCCGGCCTGGAACAGCTCGGCGTTTATTCGATGGGAATTTCGTTCGGCGGGGCGGCATTATTGTTCCAAAGCATCTTTTCAACGGTTTGGACACCGTATATTTTCCGCGCAATCGAAGAAAACGCCCCGCCCGCCCGCCTCTCAGCAACGGCAGAATCCGCCGCCGCCCTGCTTGCCTCCGCCCTCTGCCTGACCGGCATTTTCTCGCCCCTCGCCTCCCTCCTGCTGCCGGAAAACTACGCCGCCGTCCGGTTTATCGTCGTATCGTGTATGCTGCCGCCGCTGTTTTGCACGCTGGCGGAAATCAGCGGCATCGGTTTGAACGTCGTCCGCAAAACGCGCCCGATCGCGCTCGCCACCTTGGGCGCACTGGCGGCAAACCTGCTGCTGCTGGGGCTTGCCGTACCGTCCGGCGGCGCGCGCGGCGCGGCGGTTGCCTGTGCCGCCTCATTCTGGTTGTTTTTTGTTTTCAAGACAGAAAGCTCCTGTCGCCTGTGGCAGCCGCTCAAACGCCTGCCGCTTTATACGCACACATTGCTCTGCCTGACCTCCTCGGCGGCCTACACCTGCTTCGGCACACCGGCAAACTACCCCCTGTTTGCCGGCGTATGGGCGGTATATCTGGCAGGCTGCATCCTGCGCCACCGGAAAGATTTGCACAAACTGTTTCATTATTTGAAAAAACAAGGTTTTCCATTATGA
- a CDS encoding NeuD/PglB/VioB family sugar acetyltransferase, protein MNKFFKRLFDIAASASGLIVLSPVFLILAYLIRKNLGSPVFFIQERPGKDGKPFKMIKFRSMRDALDSDGIPLPDSERLTDFGKKLRAASLDELPELWNVLKGEMSLVGPRPLLMQYLPLYDEFQNRRHEMKPGITGWAQVNGRNALSWDEKFACDVWYIDHYSFWLDMKILFLTVRKVLIKEGISAQGEATMPPFTGKRKLAVVGAGGHGKVVADLAAALGTYGEIVFLDDRAQGSIDGFPVIGTTLLLENGLSPEQFDIAVAVGNNRIRRQIAEKAAALGFALPVLVHPDATVSPSATIGQGSVVMAQAVVQAGSVLKDGVIVNTAATVDHDCLLDAFVHISPGAHLSGNTRIGEESWIGTGACSRQQIRIGSRATIGAGAVVVRDVSDGITVAGNPAKPLPRKNPETSTA, encoded by the coding sequence ATGAATAAATTTTTCAAACGCCTGTTCGACATTGCCGCCTCCGCATCGGGGCTGATTGTCCTCTCACCCGTTTTCCTGATTTTGGCGTACCTCATCCGCAAGAATCTGGGTTCGCCCGTATTCTTCATCCAAGAGCGGCCGGGCAAGGACGGCAAGCCGTTTAAAATGATTAAATTCCGCTCTATGCGCGATGCGCTTGATTCAGACGGCATTCCGCTGCCCGACAGCGAACGCCTGACCGATTTCGGCAAAAAACTGCGTGCCGCCAGCTTGGACGAACTGCCCGAACTGTGGAATGTCTTAAAAGGCGAGATGAGCCTGGTCGGCCCGCGCCCGCTGCTGATGCAATATCTGCCGCTGTACGACGAATTTCAAAACCGCCGCCACGAAATGAAACCCGGCATTACCGGCTGGGCGCAGGTCAACGGGCGCAACGCGCTTTCGTGGGACGAAAAATTCGCCTGCGATGTTTGGTATATCGACCATTACAGTTTTTGGCTGGATATGAAAATCCTGTTTTTGACAGTCAGAAAAGTCTTGATTAAAGAAGGGATTTCCGCACAGGGCGAAGCCACCATGCCCCCTTTCACAGGAAAACGCAAACTTGCCGTCGTCGGCGCGGGCGGACACGGCAAAGTCGTTGCCGACCTTGCCGCCGCACTCGGCACATACGGCGAAATCGTTTTTCTGGACGACCGCGCACAAGGCAGTATCGACGGCTTTCCCGTCATCGGCACGACGCTGCTGCTTGAAAACGGTTTATCGCCCGAACAATTCGACATCGCCGTCGCCGTCGGCAACAACCGCATCCGCCGCCAAATCGCCGAAAAAGCCGCCGCGCTCGGCTTCGCCCTGCCCGTTCTGGTTCATCCCGACGCGACCGTCTCGCCTTCTGCAACAATCGGACAAGGCAGCGTCGTGATGGCTCAGGCAGTCGTACAGGCCGGCAGCGTATTGAAAGACGGCGTGATTGTGAACACTGCCGCCACCGTCGATCACGACTGCCTGCTTGACGCTTTCGTCCACATCAGCCCGGGCGCGCACCTGTCGGGCAACACGCGTATCGGCGAAGAAAGCTGGATAGGCACGGGCGCGTGCAGCCGCCAGCAAATCCGTATCGGCAGCCGCGCAACCATTGGAGCGGGCGCAGTCGTCGTGCGCGACGTTTCAGACGGTATAACCGTCGCGGGCAACCCGGCAAAGCCGCTGCCGCGCAAAAACCCCGAGACCTCGACAGCATAA
- a CDS encoding polysaccharide biosynthesis protein — protein sequence MNLETLIALPRNIKKICFLIHDFLMIFIAFWFTQSLKADYSDEWFDFANWQSFLLTALLTITLFIRMGLYRAVTRFVSFRILTTALAGSLASAVLFFLNTLIFEERLRLALPIVYFLLLFVSVTGSRMVLRGLLSEHPKKQMIPVIIYGAGRSGRQLLEAVKQMREYSAAAFVDDDPKLWRTVICGLAVYRPDDIADLIGRCGVKKILLAIPGATQAQRRSIIKKLEAYPCEVLTIPGIKDLMDGKLSIGTLKKISVSDLLGRDPVTPDDRLMNADIAGKTVMVTGAGGSIGSELCRQIIRRRPEKLLLFELSEFALYAVEKELREYCARNDTDTEILPFLGSVQNRTLLARIMTACRVSTVYHAAAYKHVPMVEFNTAEGIRNNIFGTLECALAATASGVKTFVLISTDKAVRPTNTMGAGKRMAELCLQALAAEPGQQTRFSMVRFGNVLGSSGSVVPLFEKQIAQGGPLTLTHPEITRYFMTIPEAAQLVIQAGAMGKGGDVFVLDMGESVKIIDLARQMITLSGLKPKTPEQPDGDIEILITGLRPGEKLYEELLIGDNVRQTAHPRIMTADEAMLPWHELLPILNRLRTACDRYDQQAIRDLLVNAPTGFAPTGGICDLLWVRETHRKNAV from the coding sequence ATGAATCTGGAAACCCTGATCGCCCTGCCGCGCAACATCAAGAAAATCTGTTTCCTCATACACGATTTTCTGATGATTTTCATTGCCTTTTGGTTCACCCAAAGCCTGAAGGCCGACTACTCGGACGAATGGTTCGATTTTGCCAACTGGCAGTCTTTTTTGCTGACTGCCTTACTGACCATCACATTATTTATCCGAATGGGGCTTTACCGCGCCGTTACACGCTTCGTCAGCTTCCGCATCCTCACCACCGCACTGGCAGGCAGCCTCGCCTCCGCCGTATTGTTCTTCCTCAACACATTGATTTTTGAAGAAAGACTGCGCCTCGCCCTGCCGATTGTCTATTTCTTACTGCTGTTTGTTTCCGTGACCGGCTCGCGTATGGTTTTGCGCGGACTGTTGTCCGAACACCCCAAAAAACAGATGATCCCCGTCATTATTTACGGCGCGGGGCGTTCGGGCAGGCAGCTTCTCGAGGCCGTCAAACAAATGCGCGAATATTCCGCCGCCGCCTTTGTGGACGACGACCCCAAACTGTGGCGCACCGTCATCTGCGGCCTTGCCGTTTACCGTCCCGACGACATCGCCGACCTCATCGGACGCTGCGGCGTGAAAAAAATCCTGCTCGCCATCCCCGGCGCGACCCAGGCGCAACGCCGATCCATCATCAAAAAACTGGAAGCCTATCCCTGCGAAGTGCTGACCATCCCCGGCATCAAAGACCTGATGGACGGCAAACTCAGCATCGGCACGCTCAAAAAAATCTCCGTATCCGACCTGCTCGGACGCGACCCCGTCACGCCCGACGACCGCCTGATGAATGCCGACATTGCCGGCAAAACCGTGATGGTAACCGGCGCCGGCGGTTCTATCGGTTCGGAACTCTGCCGCCAGATTATCCGCCGCCGCCCCGAAAAGCTGCTGCTGTTCGAGTTGTCCGAATTCGCCCTGTACGCCGTCGAAAAAGAATTGCGCGAATACTGCGCCCGAAACGATACCGATACCGAAATCCTGCCCTTCTTGGGCTCGGTGCAAAACCGCACGCTGCTCGCGCGCATTATGACCGCCTGCCGGGTATCCACCGTTTACCACGCCGCCGCCTACAAACATGTCCCCATGGTCGAATTCAACACCGCCGAGGGCATACGCAACAACATCTTCGGCACACTCGAATGCGCGCTTGCCGCCACGGCTTCGGGCGTAAAAACCTTCGTCCTCATCTCCACCGACAAAGCCGTCCGCCCCACCAACACGATGGGCGCGGGCAAACGTATGGCGGAACTCTGCCTTCAGGCGCTCGCCGCCGAACCCGGACAGCAAACCCGCTTCAGTATGGTGCGTTTCGGCAATGTTTTAGGTTCGTCCGGCTCCGTCGTCCCGCTGTTTGAAAAACAGATTGCCCAAGGCGGCCCGCTCACCCTGACCCACCCGGAAATCACGCGCTATTTCATGACCATACCCGAAGCGGCGCAACTGGTTATCCAAGCCGGAGCGATGGGCAAAGGCGGCGACGTGTTCGTCCTCGATATGGGCGAATCCGTCAAAATCATCGACCTTGCCCGCCAAATGATTACCCTGAGCGGACTCAAACCCAAAACGCCCGAACAACCCGACGGCGACATCGAAATCCTCATTACCGGACTGCGTCCCGGCGAAAAACTCTACGAAGAGCTGCTCATCGGCGACAACGTGCGCCAAACCGCCCATCCGCGCATTATGACGGCTGACGAGGCAATGCTGCCGTGGCACGAGCTTTTGCCCATCCTCAACCGCCTGCGTACCGCCTGCGACCGTTACGACCAGCAGGCAATCCGCGACCTGCTCGTCAACGCCCCGACCGGCTTTGCCCCGACCGGCGGCATCTGCGACCTGCTTTGGGTACGAGAAACACACAGAAAAAATGCCGTCTGA